From a region of the Cyclopterus lumpus isolate fCycLum1 chromosome 5, fCycLum1.pri, whole genome shotgun sequence genome:
- the si:dkey-202e22.2 gene encoding netrin-4, whose translation MLGPTSAGRRVSNTVVNTAETRMRVPSVLGRPRHQMLLALCWLFLVRTRSGAVSRCVDHACSPPIGNLASGRTLLTHSSCCGNSSFHHSPCPSPPAAPRLLCPEDTHPSAHMTDDPFLHPNTWWASGAGAAVPEQRDEIRLDLETQFCLSHVVLVFRSPRPAAMAIERSADFGKTWEALKLFAQNCSTEFGLPDDYTQPGSLCTSRYTGVTPCSGGEVILRTLDPGSVKRLDPYSPEGLARLTLTNLRIRLLKAQTCPPPLSPTASALTSASAGGSPASAPYAIYTLLARGTCLCYGHAEFCVPHNSSRDTRQDSKMVPGRCLCTHHTAGDHCEKCAPLYNDRPWRPANSSSGESIPCQKCQCHGHADTCHFSQRAWLSSGGTSGGVCDACRHNTVGRRCKRCRHGYHRHPSLPLDSPHACTRCWCDPQGSLPSRPGEEGPWCHPRSGQCQCKSGVGSTSCSRCRPGYWGFGAQGCKPCACPHSCDPTTGRCLDSYSNNQVFHVPIGGKIPNLDHTLTIEEEVQWSKELAVSALHYTGKCSCKEKRLRSVSDLCKVKHDYVIKASVLSAHDKGSHAEVQVKVRKVLRSGKVALYLGTISIYPLSWTSRGCTCPILNPGMEYLLAGPEEAGTGRLLVTMQSVVVPWTPQLGVLISEGLRNGCTRI comes from the exons ATGTTGGGACCAACCTCTGCTGGAAGGCGCGTGTCGAACACTGTTGTCAACACAGCGGAAACAAGGATGAGGGTGCCTAGTGTGCTCGGGAGACCGCGGCATCAGATGCTGCTCGCGCTCTGCTGGCTGTTTTTGGTTCGGACGAGGAGCGGAGCAG TCTCCAGATGTGTGGACCATGCCTGTAGCCCACCAATCGGGAACTTGGCTAGTGGCAGGACCCTCCTCACCCACTCCAGCTGCTGTGGGAACAGCTCCTTCCACCACAGTCCTTGTCCAAGTCCCCCTGCGGCCCCCCGCCTCCTCTGCCCAGAGGACACCCACCCGTCCGCTCACATGACCGACGACCCTTTCTTGCATCCGAATACCTGGTGGGCGTCAGGTGCGGGCGCCGCCGTGCCGGAGCAGCGGGATGAGATCCGGTTGGACCTGGAAACCCAGTTCTGTCTGTCCCATGTCGTGTTGGTGTTCAGGTCACCGCGGCCCGCCGCCATGGCCATTGAGCGTTCAGCTGACTTTGGAAAGACCTGGGAAGCCCTTAAGCTATTTGCACAGAATTGCAGCACGGAGTTTGGTTTGCCCGATGATTACACTCAGCCGGGCTCGTTGTGCACATCCCGTTATACCGGCGTGACACCCTGCAGCGGGGGGGAG GTAATATTAAGGACGCTTGACCCCGGCAGTGTTAAAAGACTGGACCCTTACAGCCCGGAGGGCCTCGCCCGCCTCACCCTCACTAATCTCCGCATCAGACTGCTGAAAGCTCAGACCTGTCCTCCACCTCTCAGCCCCACAGCCTCGGCTCTGACTTCAGCATCCGCCGGAGGAAGCCCAGCTTCAGCACCGTATGCTATTTATACTTTACTGGCCAGAGGGACCTGCCTGTGCTATGGACATGCGGAGTTCTGTGTGCCACACAACAGCAGTCGAGACACAAGGCAGGACAGTAAGATG GTGCCTGGTAGGTGCCTGTGTACTCATCACACGGCGGGTGACCACTGTGAGAAGTGTGCCCCGCTCTACAATGACCGTCCCTGGAGGCCGGccaacagcagcagcggggAGTCCATCCCGTGCCAGA AGTGCCAGTGTCATGGTCACGCCGATACCTGTCACTTCTCTCAGCGGGCTTGGCTTTCCTCCGGTGGCACCAGCGGGGGCGTTTGTGACGCCTGCAGACACAACACGGTCGGACGCAGGTGCAAGCGCTGTCGCCACGGCTACCACCGCCACCCATCGCTGCCCCTCGACTCCCCCCACGCCTGCACAC GATGCTGGTGCGACCCACAGGGCTCTTTGCCCAGTCGTCCAGGAGAGGAGGGCCCCTGGTGCCACCCGAGAAGCGGGCAGTGCCAGTGCAAATCTGGCGTCGGCAGCACGAGCTGCAGCCGCTGTCGGCCCGGCTATTGGGGGTTTGGAGCACAGGGCTGTAAACCCTGCGCATGCCCTCACAGCTGTGATCCAACCACTGGACGGTGTCTGGACAG CTACTCAAATAACCAGGTGTTCCATGTGCCCATTGGTGGGAAAATCCCCAATCTGGATCACACGCTCACAATAGAAGAAGAGGTGCAGTGGTCGAAGGAGCTCGCGGTCTCTGCTCTGCATTACACAG GAAAGTGTAGCTGTAAAGAGAAAAGGCTGCGAAGCGTGTCTGACCTCTGTAAGGTCAAACATGATTACG TGATCAAGGCCAGCGTGCTGTCGGCTCACGACAAAGGCAGCCACGCAGAAGTGCAGGTCAAAGTTCGCAAGGTCCTGCGATCAGGCAAAGTGGCGCTCTACCTGGGCACCATCAgcatctatcctctgtcctggACCAGCCGCGGCTGCACCTGTCCTATTCTAAATCCAG GTATGGAGTACCTGCTCGCAGGCCCAGAGGAGGCCGGGACAGGCCGCCTACTGGTCACAATGCAGAGTGTGGTGGTCCCATGGACACCCCAACTAGGTGTACTTATATCAGAGGGTCTGAGGAATGGATGCACGCGAATATAG